From the genome of Prevotella herbatica, one region includes:
- a CDS encoding tetratricopeptide repeat protein: MKLLQSAFFLLAFSGTVSAASAQTVYGGQIYVNSENFTRQGDLLRVRMKVSYDSSVVGSCESLVFTPVLKTDSAVSVLSSVVINGRERERDAHRTEVLSDNRRNMPIVVKDSHAAKRYFIYDTTVPYKDWMQECRMYVESEELNCTGHRGHVYEDLVLKNIYLHDMSNDNPDPNVHYYNLMDYVQFLQPQGSDIDKFHRSGEIQIFGNKSLAKLSGSRFNRTVFNTIATDVKSELQRYGTSLVGLRINGFGAPIGNYRRNESEAMERSLDLKKYLMKQKLTNRNDLNVSWLAEDWDSISSLVAGSGMNLREAVVDIIKSIDVVNGREREIENIGHGMPYEYMVKFIFPKVYRIKYTLTFRHDGFDSNSAMQHLGSNPATMTLGELYATAGFYKKGSREYNDIVDLTARLFPDNPEANINAAGVALTRNDVTLAHKYLKRWETDSRAYCNMGLLYLSEGNRDKAEVYLKMAKAAGVTQADKALSELMKMK; encoded by the coding sequence TTACAATCTGCATTCTTTCTTCTTGCCTTCAGCGGAACGGTATCCGCAGCATCCGCCCAGACTGTCTACGGCGGTCAGATCTACGTCAACTCCGAGAACTTCACCCGTCAGGGCGACCTACTCCGTGTCCGCATGAAGGTAAGCTACGACAGCAGTGTCGTTGGCAGCTGTGAGTCGCTCGTCTTCACTCCTGTCCTGAAGACAGACAGTGCCGTCTCAGTCCTGTCTTCAGTGGTCATCAATGGTCGTGAGCGTGAGCGCGATGCTCATCGCACAGAAGTCCTTTCCGACAATCGCCGCAACATGCCCATCGTTGTCAAGGACAGCCATGCTGCCAAGCGCTACTTCATCTACGACACCACAGTTCCTTATAAGGACTGGATGCAGGAGTGCCGCATGTATGTGGAGAGTGAGGAACTTAACTGTACCGGTCACCGCGGACACGTCTATGAGGACCTTGTGCTGAAGAACATCTATCTTCACGACATGAGCAATGATAATCCCGATCCCAATGTACATTATTATAACCTGATGGACTATGTTCAGTTTCTTCAGCCTCAGGGCTCCGACATTGACAAGTTCCATCGCAGCGGTGAGATTCAAATCTTCGGTAACAAGTCGCTCGCCAAACTCAGCGGCAGCAGATTCAACCGCACCGTGTTCAATACCATCGCCACTGACGTGAAAAGTGAATTGCAGCGTTACGGTACGAGCCTCGTAGGTCTTCGCATCAACGGTTTCGGTGCTCCTATCGGCAACTACCGCCGCAACGAGAGTGAGGCAATGGAACGTTCCCTTGATTTAAAGAAGTATTTGATGAAGCAGAAGCTCACCAATCGCAACGACCTTAACGTGAGTTGGCTAGCTGAAGACTGGGACAGCATCTCTTCTCTTGTAGCTGGTAGCGGCATGAACCTCCGCGAAGCAGTTGTAGACATCATCAAGAGTATCGACGTAGTCAACGGTCGTGAGCGTGAAATTGAGAACATCGGTCACGGTATGCCTTATGAGTATATGGTGAAGTTCATCTTCCCGAAGGTATACCGCATCAAATATACGCTGACCTTCCGTCACGATGGTTTCGACAGCAACTCTGCCATGCAGCATCTTGGTTCAAACCCTGCAACGATGACGCTGGGTGAACTCTATGCCACAGCAGGATTCTATAAGAAAGGTTCTCGCGAATACAACGATATCGTGGACTTGACAGCCCGTCTCTTCCCTGATAATCCCGAGGCAAACATCAATGCAGCCGGTGTGGCTCTCACACGTAACGATGTAACCCTTGCGCATAAGTATCTTAAGCGCTGGGAGACTGATTCAAGAGCCTACTGCAATATGGGACTTCTTTATCTTAGCGAGGGCAACCGCGATAAGGCAGAGGTTTACCTAAAGATGGCAAAGGCAGCCGGAGTTACTCAGGCAGACAAAGCTTTGAGCGAACTGATGAAGATGAAATAA